In Longimicrobium sp., the following proteins share a genomic window:
- a CDS encoding condensation domain-containing protein, protein MRRAGVPVLPPVVPTERTGGLPLSFAQERLWFIDRLEPESATYNIPTAMRLAGALDAAALERTLGEIVRRHEALRTVFAEVDGSPVQVVTPFGGFALPVEDLSALDEAEREAAVARRASEEAARPFDLAAGPLFRAALLRIGAEDHVLLISMHHVVSDAWSLGVLFRELSALYAAYREGRESPLPELAVQYADYAVWQREQLTGEVLDRQLAYWRERLAGAPELLELPTDHPRPAVQTSRGASVPVEFSPELLDRLQALGRSEGATLYMVALSAFQVLLGTYAGSDDVVVGSPIAGRGRREVEELIGFFINTLVLRTDLSGDPSFRATLRRVREATLGAYAHQEVPFEKLVAELSPERSLSHSPLFQVMFTLQNAGGEGGALPGLKAGGVGAEMEVAKFDLSLTLA, encoded by the coding sequence ATGCGCCGCGCGGGGGTGCCGGTGCTGCCGCCCGTGGTGCCGACTGAGCGCACGGGTGGGCTGCCCCTGTCCTTTGCGCAGGAGCGGCTCTGGTTCATCGACCGGCTGGAGCCGGAGAGCGCCACCTACAACATTCCCACCGCGATGCGCCTGGCGGGCGCGCTGGACGCGGCGGCGCTGGAGCGCACGCTGGGCGAGATCGTCCGGCGACACGAGGCCCTGCGGACGGTTTTCGCCGAGGTGGACGGCTCGCCGGTGCAGGTGGTCACGCCCTTCGGCGGGTTCGCCCTGCCGGTGGAGGACCTGTCGGCACTGGATGAGGCGGAGCGCGAGGCGGCGGTAGCGCGCCGGGCCAGCGAGGAAGCGGCACGGCCGTTCGACCTGGCCGCGGGACCGCTCTTTCGCGCGGCGCTCCTGCGGATCGGCGCCGAAGACCACGTGCTGCTCATCTCCATGCACCACGTGGTCAGCGACGCGTGGAGCCTGGGGGTGCTCTTCCGGGAGCTGTCGGCGCTGTACGCGGCGTACCGCGAGGGACGCGAGTCGCCGCTCCCCGAGCTGGCGGTGCAGTACGCCGACTACGCGGTGTGGCAGCGCGAGCAGTTGACGGGCGAGGTATTGGACCGGCAGCTGGCGTACTGGCGTGAGCGGCTGGCGGGCGCGCCGGAGCTGCTGGAGCTGCCCACGGACCATCCCCGCCCGGCCGTGCAGACGAGCCGGGGCGCGTCGGTGCCGGTGGAGTTTTCGCCGGAGCTGCTGGACCGTCTCCAGGCGCTGGGGCGGAGCGAGGGCGCCACGCTGTACATGGTTGCGCTCTCTGCCTTCCAGGTGCTGCTGGGCACCTACGCCGGCAGCGACGACGTGGTGGTGGGGAGCCCCATCGCCGGGCGCGGGCGCCGCGAGGTAGAGGAGCTGATCGGTTTCTTCATCAACACCCTGGTGCTGCGGACGGACCTGTCCGGCGACCCGAGCTTCCGCGCAACCCTGCGGCGGGTGCGGGAAGCGACGCTGGGTGCGTATGCGCACCAGGAGGTGCCCTTCGAGAAGCTGGTGGCGGAGCTGAGCCCGGAGCGGTCCCTGAGCCACTCGCCTCTCTTCCAGGTGATGTTCACCCTGCAGAACGCCGGGGGCGAAGGAGGCGCGCTTCCGGGGCTGAAGGCGGGCGGCGTCGGTGCCGAGATGGAGGTCGCCAAGTTCGACCTGTCGCTGACGCTCGC